Proteins from a single region of Tepidimicrobium xylanilyticum:
- the spoIIE gene encoding stage II sporulation protein E encodes MLKQEYVLSKGKKRCRISAFSWDWVLYFVLAFFISRANIIDKLTPFGLAFIAANTLIGKSNIGILLSSILGILTYHGFQGMDYIVGMLIIWISFNRFKSIRGLSILKSSFLASSLSVLVKLFYQLIFDRLFFYDLFIIVFEGIAIFTLTYVFLYSLSYDKSSRIYNNERIISTFIMVALVLSGLHNIIVFGISIKNIVSILFILFSGYREGALIGGTVGIVLGMVSHISQPEMPFLLAIYGLSGLLAGVFKDLGKIGSVLGFLLGNGIISFYINGFGISFLNIKELVGGVVLFIISFNFLDGYLGNEMRLIGKRAKEKTYSSKKDEMAARRLNEISQVFRELGQTFQDSVNLGGYNVNEIYEIIDQVANSICSSCGMRKFCWEEGFYTTYNSMFKIAILLEDRVPLKEENLPQLIKDYCISRGEVIDKISTYFNNYKLNRIWKDKIMENRLLVSEQLKGVADIMEDMAKEIYINPIFKEDMEDTIFTCLKDNGVNVKEVVVAELENKDIEVYIEVDKAYKKENSLENIRRIVSNSLGIPLKGEYSIGQNKKDRQRLKLIKSNRYSAITEVASRTNENNNISGDNYTFGENKNSYFVALSDGMGAGRKANNESRIAINLLEKFLEAKFDKELALKTINSILMLKSNDEVFTTFDISLIDLYTGKLQIIKTGAPATFIRRKNRVDIINSKSLPVGILKDIDFNVYEGYLDDGDVIIMMSDGVLEANEVVDDVEIWMRDVIAGINSLNPKKITEEIIRAAEEASGGKIKDDMTLLVTKFWKTVE; translated from the coding sequence ATGTTAAAGCAGGAATATGTTTTAAGTAAAGGGAAAAAACGATGCAGGATCAGTGCATTTAGTTGGGATTGGGTTTTATATTTTGTATTAGCTTTTTTTATTAGTAGAGCAAATATAATAGACAAGCTTACTCCTTTTGGTTTAGCATTCATAGCAGCTAATACTTTAATTGGAAAGAGTAATATCGGCATTTTACTATCTTCTATATTGGGGATACTTACTTATCATGGTTTCCAAGGAATGGATTATATAGTTGGAATGTTGATTATATGGATATCATTTAACCGCTTTAAATCGATTCGAGGGCTTTCAATACTTAAGTCATCATTTTTAGCTAGTAGTTTATCTGTGTTGGTCAAGCTATTCTACCAATTGATATTTGATAGATTATTTTTCTATGACCTATTTATTATTGTCTTTGAGGGAATAGCCATATTTACTTTGACCTATGTTTTTCTGTATAGTTTGTCTTATGATAAAAGCAGTAGGATTTATAATAATGAAAGGATTATATCTACTTTTATTATGGTAGCTTTAGTACTTTCTGGGCTTCATAATATTATTGTTTTTGGTATTTCAATTAAGAATATTGTCAGTATATTATTTATACTTTTTTCTGGATATCGAGAAGGGGCTTTGATTGGGGGAACTGTAGGAATAGTTTTGGGTATGGTTTCCCATATATCCCAGCCAGAGATGCCATTTTTGCTTGCTATATATGGACTTTCTGGTTTATTAGCAGGAGTATTTAAGGATTTGGGGAAGATAGGTTCCGTACTTGGATTTCTACTTGGCAATGGAATAATATCCTTTTATATAAATGGGTTTGGAATAAGTTTTCTAAACATAAAAGAATTAGTTGGAGGAGTTGTTCTATTCATTATATCCTTTAATTTTTTGGATGGCTATTTGGGTAATGAAATGAGATTAATTGGTAAAAGAGCTAAGGAAAAAACCTATTCCAGTAAAAAAGATGAAATGGCAGCAAGAAGGTTAAATGAAATTTCCCAAGTATTTAGAGAATTAGGGCAAACCTTCCAGGATTCAGTGAATTTAGGAGGATATAATGTAAATGAAATTTACGAGATTATAGACCAAGTGGCTAATTCAATTTGCTCAAGTTGTGGTATGAGAAAATTTTGTTGGGAAGAGGGTTTTTACACTACCTATAATTCCATGTTTAAAATAGCAATTTTGCTGGAAGATAGAGTGCCTTTAAAAGAGGAAAATTTGCCCCAGTTGATTAAGGATTATTGTATAAGTAGAGGAGAGGTAATAGATAAGATAAGCACATATTTCAACAATTATAAACTAAACAGAATATGGAAAGATAAAATAATGGAAAACAGGTTATTAGTTTCAGAACAGTTGAAAGGTGTTGCAGACATAATGGAGGATATGGCTAAAGAAATTTATATTAATCCAATATTTAAAGAGGACATGGAGGATACTATATTTACCTGCTTAAAAGATAATGGAGTAAACGTTAAGGAAGTGGTAGTAGCAGAATTAGAGAATAAGGATATAGAAGTCTATATAGAAGTGGACAAGGCCTATAAAAAGGAAAATAGTTTGGAAAATATAAGAAGGATTGTTTCAAACTCTTTAGGGATTCCCTTAAAAGGGGAGTATAGCATAGGTCAAAATAAAAAGGATAGGCAAAGATTGAAATTGATAAAGAGTAATAGATATAGTGCCATTACAGAGGTGGCTTCAAGAACTAATGAGAATAATAATATTTCCGGAGATAATTATACCTTTGGAGAAAATAAAAACAGCTATTTTGTAGCCCTAAGCGATGGAATGGGGGCAGGGAGAAAAGCCAATAATGAAAGCAGAATAGCCATCAATCTATTAGAGAAGTTTTTAGAAGCAAAATTTGATAAGGAACTGGCCTTAAAGACTATAAATTCCATATTAATGTTGAAATCTAATGATGAAGTATTTACTACCTTTGATATTTCCTTAATAGATTTATATACTGGTAAACTGCAGATAATAAAGACTGGGGCACCTGCAACCTTTATTAGAAGAAAGAATAGAGTAGATATAATAAACAGCAAATCATTGCCAGTAGGGATTCTAAAAGACATCGATTTTAATGTATATGAAGGCTATTTAGATGATGGCGATGTTATCATTATGATGTCTGATGGGGTATTAGAAGCTAATGAGGTTGTTGATGATGTGGAAATATGGATGAGGGATGTAATTGCTGGAATTAACAGTTTAAATCCAAAGAAGATTACGGAAGAAATAATAAGAGCTGCAGAAGAAGCCAGTGGTGGTAAAATTAAAGACGATATGACCTTATTGGTGACCAAGTTTTGGAAGACGGTAGAATAA
- a CDS encoding aspartate aminotransferase family protein, translating to MSLNKAPKNYVFYRNQNWIYPRIERGEGIYLIGEDGKRYIDGCSGSAVANIGHGNKEVAEFAKQHIERIAFTHLSRWTVDSIEKCAERIVNWCPEGLNHVYFVSGGSEATETAIKMARQYFVERDGHKTSKWKVISKWNSYHGATMGSLSMTGSIGRRKIYDPFLANFPKINQFYHYRNPWGAKTLEETSLLAAEELEKEILRHGPENIAAFISEPVVGSAAPGVHPDKIYFQRVREICDKYDVIFIMDEVMSGSGRTGKRMASEHFEAKPDILVVAKGLSSGYTPIGAAVCNDEIFNTIMVEGSGHFIHGHTYAGNPLSCGIADKVMEIIERENYIENCAIQGDYLVGRLEDLYNYPVVGDIRGKGLMIGIEFVKDQETKEPFQVSENVKGKITVNGLEEGLVVYPGGGSVDGVRGDHILLAPPINITKEEVDLLFDKLEKAIKKTTEEVLGQKVY from the coding sequence ATGAGTTTAAACAAAGCGCCTAAGAACTATGTCTTCTATCGTAATCAAAATTGGATTTATCCAAGGATTGAAAGGGGAGAAGGCATATATCTCATTGGAGAGGATGGGAAACGTTACATTGATGGTTGTTCCGGCTCTGCGGTAGCCAATATAGGCCATGGCAACAAAGAGGTGGCAGAATTTGCAAAACAACATATAGAGCGGATTGCCTTCACCCATTTATCTCGTTGGACGGTAGATTCCATAGAAAAATGTGCCGAGAGAATTGTTAATTGGTGTCCTGAAGGATTAAACCATGTATATTTTGTATCAGGAGGGTCGGAAGCTACAGAAACCGCTATCAAAATGGCGAGACAATATTTTGTAGAGAGGGATGGACATAAGACCAGTAAATGGAAGGTCATTTCCAAGTGGAATTCCTACCATGGTGCTACCATGGGTTCACTGTCGATGACTGGTAGTATTGGAAGAAGGAAAATATATGATCCGTTTTTAGCTAATTTTCCTAAGATCAATCAATTCTATCACTATAGGAATCCTTGGGGCGCAAAAACTCTAGAGGAGACCAGTTTATTAGCTGCAGAAGAGTTGGAAAAGGAGATATTAAGACATGGTCCAGAAAATATAGCAGCATTCATATCGGAGCCAGTGGTGGGTTCAGCAGCACCAGGTGTTCATCCTGACAAGATTTACTTCCAAAGGGTCAGGGAAATCTGCGATAAATACGATGTAATATTTATCATGGATGAGGTTATGTCTGGCTCAGGAAGAACGGGCAAAAGAATGGCTTCAGAACATTTTGAAGCAAAACCAGACATACTTGTCGTTGCAAAGGGATTAAGTAGTGGTTATACTCCCATAGGGGCTGCAGTATGTAATGATGAAATATTTAATACCATCATGGTAGAAGGCTCAGGGCATTTCATACACGGTCATACTTATGCTGGGAACCCATTATCCTGTGGAATTGCAGACAAGGTAATGGAGATTATTGAAAGGGAAAATTATATTGAAAACTGCGCAATACAAGGGGATTATCTAGTGGGAAGGCTTGAGGACTTATATAATTACCCAGTAGTTGGAGATATTAGAGGTAAAGGCCTTATGATAGGAATAGAATTTGTTAAGGATCAGGAAACGAAGGAACCTTTCCAAGTTTCTGAAAATGTTAAAGGAAAGATAACTGTTAATGGATTGGAAGAAGGGTTAGTAGTATATCCTGGTGGGGGGTCTGTTGATGGGGTGAGAGGAGACCATATATTGCTTGCACCTCCAATTAATATAACTAAAGAGGAAGTAGATTTGTTATTCGATAAATTGGAAAAAGCCATTAAGAAGACTACTGAAGAGGTATTGGGACAAAAAGTATATTAA
- the hpt gene encoding hypoxanthine phosphoribosyltransferase, producing the protein MKNIIKEILLTEDQITARIKELGRMITEDYKGKNLMLVGILKGAVIFMAELAKNIDMPVLMDFMAVSSYGKSSTSTGIVRIVKDLDCSVEDKDILIVEDIIDTGLTLSYLTDNLKKRRAKSVKIVTLLDKPERRKTEVPVDYIGFKIPDEFVVGYGLDYAEQYRNLPYVAALKEGVYSSKTDNVVF; encoded by the coding sequence ATGAAAAATATTATCAAGGAAATATTACTGACTGAAGACCAGATTACAGCTAGGATAAAAGAATTAGGAAGAATGATTACAGAAGATTATAAGGGAAAAAATCTAATGCTGGTTGGCATATTAAAAGGTGCTGTTATTTTTATGGCTGAACTAGCTAAAAATATTGATATGCCAGTTTTAATGGATTTTATGGCGGTATCTAGTTATGGTAAGTCCTCTACTTCTACTGGAATAGTAAGGATAGTTAAGGATTTGGACTGCAGCGTAGAGGATAAAGACATTTTAATTGTAGAAGATATCATAGATACAGGTCTTACACTATCGTATTTAACTGATAATTTGAAAAAGAGAAGGGCAAAAAGTGTAAAAATAGTAACCCTTTTAGACAAACCCGAACGAAGAAAAACTGAAGTTCCAGTAGATTATATAGGTTTTAAAATCCCAGATGAATTTGTAGTAGGTTATGGTCTTGATTATGCTGAGCAATATAGGAATCTACCTTATGTAGCAGCGCTAAAAGAGGGAGTTTATTCGAGCAAAACTGACAATGTTGTTTTTTAG
- a CDS encoding S1 RNA-binding domain-containing protein, protein MPITVGEVVEGTVTGITNFGAFVQLPKGKSGLVHISEISDDYVEKVANYLKRDQKVKVKILSISEDGKISLSIRQAKPKTTKPIEIDWNRTDEKQKYMSFEDKLSKFLKDSSEKQDQLKMREGRRGIGHRHRSRSMDL, encoded by the coding sequence ATGCCCATAACTGTTGGAGAAGTAGTTGAGGGCACAGTCACAGGTATTACAAACTTTGGAGCATTTGTCCAATTACCCAAAGGGAAAAGTGGGTTAGTCCACATTTCAGAAATATCTGATGACTATGTTGAAAAGGTAGCCAACTACTTAAAAAGAGACCAAAAAGTTAAAGTGAAAATCTTATCCATATCAGAGGATGGTAAGATAAGCCTTTCTATTAGACAAGCAAAACCAAAGACTACTAAACCAATTGAAATCGATTGGAATAGGACAGATGAAAAGCAAAAATATATGTCATTTGAAGATAAATTATCCAAGTTTTTAAAGGATAGTAGCGAAAAGCAAGACCAGCTAAAAATGAGAGAAGGTAGAAGAGGCATTGGTCATAGGCATAGAAGCAGAAGTATGGACTTATAA
- the ftsH gene encoding ATP-dependent zinc metalloprotease FtsH, with product MRNFFRGTSLYLLLLIIIIFVVSMIGKDVEQIKEIDVTELIIRLENNEVDNIKIIGDTVKGRFIDGTQFSVLLPEQMKNTFYTDYLKEKVDSNQISLSAEAEPSEPWFIAALPTIFMVLIVLAFWFVFMQQSQGGGNRVMSFGKSRARLHKDDDANKVTFNDVAGLEEEKEELQEIVDFLKNPRKYIEIGARIPKGVLLVGPPGTGKTYLSKAVAGEAGVPFFSISGSDFVEMFVGVGASRVRDLFEQAKKNAPCIVFIDEIDAVGRRRGAGLGGGHDEREQTLNQLLVEMDGFGTNEGIIVMAATNRPDILDPAILRPGRFDRRIYVGLPDVKAREEILKIHTRNKPLDDDVDLKVVAKRTPGFSPADLENLTNEAALLTARRNLKKIPMEIINEASIKVVAGPEKKSKVISEEEKRLTAYHEAGHAVTSRLLPNADPVHMVTIIPRGMAGGFTAYLPEEDRYFMTKSQMEDELVSLLGGRVAEALVLGDISTGAQNDIERATKLARKMVTHYGMSSNLGPMTYGTDDEEVFVGRDFGRTRNYSEEVAAAIDREMRSLIDKAYNKAEELLKANINKLHRVAEALLEKETLDSKEFEEVFQGA from the coding sequence TTGAGAAATTTTTTTAGAGGAACAAGTCTCTATTTGCTTCTACTGATCATAATAATTTTTGTAGTTAGTATGATTGGAAAAGATGTGGAGCAAATTAAGGAAATTGATGTAACCGAGTTAATAATAAGATTGGAAAATAATGAAGTAGATAATATAAAAATAATTGGAGATACCGTAAAAGGTAGATTTATAGATGGAACCCAATTTTCTGTATTATTACCGGAGCAAATGAAAAATACGTTTTATACAGATTATTTGAAGGAAAAAGTCGATTCAAATCAAATAAGCTTATCAGCAGAGGCAGAACCATCTGAGCCATGGTTTATCGCTGCATTGCCTACCATTTTTATGGTATTAATCGTACTAGCCTTTTGGTTTGTATTTATGCAACAATCCCAAGGCGGAGGCAACAGGGTAATGTCCTTTGGGAAAAGCAGAGCTAGATTGCATAAGGATGATGATGCTAATAAGGTGACCTTTAATGATGTAGCAGGTTTGGAAGAGGAAAAAGAAGAACTTCAAGAGATAGTAGATTTTCTGAAAAATCCAAGAAAGTACATTGAAATAGGTGCCAGAATCCCTAAAGGGGTTTTATTAGTAGGGCCACCTGGAACTGGGAAAACCTATTTAAGTAAAGCGGTAGCAGGAGAGGCAGGAGTACCCTTCTTTAGCATCTCTGGTTCTGACTTTGTTGAAATGTTTGTAGGAGTTGGAGCTAGCAGAGTAAGGGATTTATTTGAACAAGCCAAAAAAAATGCCCCTTGCATTGTTTTCATAGATGAGATTGATGCAGTTGGAAGGAGAAGAGGTGCAGGATTAGGAGGGGGCCATGACGAAAGGGAACAAACCTTAAATCAATTGCTTGTAGAAATGGATGGGTTTGGTACTAACGAAGGAATAATAGTTATGGCTGCAACTAATAGGCCAGATATATTAGACCCTGCAATCCTCAGACCTGGTAGATTTGATAGGAGAATTTATGTAGGTTTACCAGATGTAAAAGCTAGAGAAGAAATATTGAAAATTCATACTAGAAATAAACCTTTAGATGATGATGTGGACTTGAAAGTTGTAGCTAAAAGGACTCCAGGATTTTCTCCAGCTGATTTGGAGAACTTAACTAATGAAGCGGCCTTATTAACAGCAAGAAGAAATCTAAAGAAAATCCCTATGGAAATTATAAACGAAGCTTCTATTAAGGTAGTAGCCGGACCAGAAAAGAAGAGCAAGGTAATTAGTGAAGAGGAAAAAAGGCTTACAGCTTATCATGAAGCAGGGCATGCCGTTACATCGAGGTTGTTGCCAAATGCGGATCCAGTTCACATGGTAACCATAATTCCAAGAGGTATGGCTGGCGGATTTACAGCCTATTTACCAGAAGAAGATAGATACTTTATGACTAAAAGCCAAATGGAAGATGAGTTGGTGAGTCTATTAGGTGGTAGAGTAGCAGAAGCTTTAGTATTAGGAGATATAAGTACTGGGGCTCAAAACGATATTGAAAGAGCAACTAAATTAGCAAGGAAGATGGTAACCCATTATGGTATGAGCAGCAACTTAGGACCAATGACTTATGGAACTGATGATGAAGAAGTATTTGTAGGAAGAGACTTTGGAAGGACAAGAAATTATAGCGAGGAAGTGGCTGCGGCCATAGATAGAGAGATGAGAAGCCTAATAGATAAAGCATATAATAAAGCTGAAGAGTTGTTAAAAGCAAATATAAATAAACTCCATAGAGTAGCAGAAGCTTTACTTGAAAAGGAAACTCTTGATAGTAAAGAATTTGAAGAGGTATTTCAAGGAGCATAA
- a CDS encoding vWA domain-containing protein, giving the protein MLNQIIVVSDGQSNVGPEPSSIAELALNKGIRVNTIGIIDSQKDKSSIRELEDIAEKGGGICELTTLENLSLALSRVTMTSVYTTIEEVVKKELKSISNTDIYDINPAERNKIIDMIDKISNEISLKCLILLDASGSMKNKMDIARKSVLELLLFLQERKGENQIGLIVYPGEDGYYQLLSDFTQNIDELKENMVKIHTGGTTPTGYALEGAIKMFNKEEDSVINEYIV; this is encoded by the coding sequence ATGTTAAATCAAATAATAGTAGTATCTGATGGCCAATCTAATGTGGGACCAGAGCCATCCAGCATTGCTGAATTGGCCTTAAACAAAGGAATTAGAGTAAATACTATAGGGATTATTGACAGCCAAAAGGATAAAAGTTCTATTAGGGAACTAGAGGACATTGCTGAAAAGGGTGGAGGAATATGTGAATTAACTACTTTAGAAAACCTTTCATTAGCACTAAGCAGGGTTACTATGACTTCTGTTTATACAACCATTGAAGAAGTCGTAAAAAAGGAATTGAAATCTATTTCAAACACCGATATATATGATATAAACCCTGCTGAAAGGAATAAAATCATAGATATGATAGATAAGATAAGCAATGAAATTTCTTTAAAGTGTTTAATACTATTGGATGCTAGTGGGAGTATGAAGAATAAAATGGATATAGCCAGAAAAAGCGTATTAGAATTGTTGCTATTCCTTCAAGAAAGAAAAGGAGAAAATCAGATAGGATTAATCGTATATCCGGGGGAAGATGGATACTATCAGCTATTGTCCGATTTCACCCAGAATATAGATGAATTGAAAGAGAATATGGTGAAAATCCACACTGGAGGGACTACCCCTACGGGCTATGCTCTTGAGGGTGCCATAAAGATGTTTAATAAAGAAGAAGACTCTGTCATCAATGAATACATAGTTTAG
- the tilS gene encoding tRNA lysidine(34) synthetase TilS: MKAKVLEVIRKFNLIEPKDNIVVGVSGGPDSMALLYILLEISREIEFNIFIAHLNHGVRGKEALEDEKFVENLAKNLNLPFYSKRVNMDEYARKKGMSSEEAGRTLRYGFFREILKQIGGGKIAVAHNKNDQAETLLMRFFRGTGIDGLKGMEYKNGDIIRPILGIDRVEIEKYLKDRNIEARLDKTNLEPVYNRNRIRLELIPYIEKHFNPNIVDTLWRASDLFTVDSNFLEKHSDVAYKRVVKKRGNESIVLDGRLFVKEDISMQLRIIRNCIYEVNGSLQGFTNRHILDVLNLFLEGKTGKEIHLLYNIIAKTSYDDYIIEKGKGHRLQDFEVELPFDGVTYIDQLDIKVVTKVFSKENVKINVNERFKKYFDYDKIEGNLYIRNKRDGDRFVPYGMLGSKKVKDFFIDEKIPKESRDRIPIITDDNNILWIVGYRTSNIFKITADTKRILMIEIFH, from the coding sequence GTGAAGGCTAAAGTTTTGGAAGTTATAAGGAAATTCAATCTTATCGAACCTAAGGACAATATTGTAGTTGGGGTTTCTGGTGGGCCCGATTCTATGGCCCTCTTATACATTTTATTGGAGATAAGCAGGGAAATTGAATTTAACATTTTTATAGCCCACTTAAACCACGGTGTAAGAGGAAAAGAAGCTTTAGAGGATGAGAAATTTGTAGAAAATCTAGCTAAGAACTTAAATTTACCCTTTTATTCTAAGAGAGTAAACATGGATGAATATGCGAGGAAAAAGGGAATGTCTTCTGAAGAAGCGGGAAGAACTTTACGCTATGGTTTTTTTCGTGAAATATTAAAACAAATAGGTGGAGGAAAAATTGCAGTTGCCCATAATAAGAATGATCAAGCGGAGACTCTATTGATGAGATTCTTTAGAGGTACTGGTATTGATGGATTAAAGGGAATGGAATATAAAAATGGGGATATAATAAGGCCTATTTTGGGTATAGATAGAGTTGAAATAGAAAAGTATCTAAAAGATAGAAATATTGAGGCTAGATTGGACAAGACCAATTTAGAGCCTGTATATAATAGAAATAGGATAAGATTAGAGCTAATTCCATATATTGAAAAGCATTTTAACCCAAATATTGTAGATACTCTTTGGAGGGCTTCCGATTTATTTACAGTAGATAGTAATTTTTTAGAAAAACATTCTGATGTAGCCTACAAGAGGGTAGTTAAGAAAAGGGGAAATGAAAGTATAGTATTGGATGGGCGTTTATTCGTTAAAGAAGATATAAGCATGCAGTTAAGGATTATTAGGAATTGTATTTATGAGGTAAATGGAAGTCTCCAAGGGTTTACCAATAGGCATATTTTAGATGTATTAAATCTATTTTTGGAAGGGAAGACAGGAAAGGAAATCCATTTACTTTACAATATTATTGCTAAGACGAGCTATGATGATTATATTATAGAAAAGGGGAAAGGACATCGGTTGCAAGATTTTGAAGTTGAACTGCCCTTTGATGGAGTTACCTATATAGATCAACTTGATATTAAGGTGGTTACAAAAGTATTTTCTAAGGAAAATGTAAAAATAAATGTAAATGAAAGGTTCAAAAAATACTTTGATTATGATAAAATAGAAGGAAATTTGTATATTAGGAATAAAAGGGATGGGGATCGATTTGTACCTTATGGAATGTTAGGGAGCAAAAAGGTAAAGGACTTTTTTATTGATGAGAAGATTCCAAAGGAAAGCAGGGATAGGATACCCATAATAACCGATGATAATAATATACTGTGGATAGTAGGTTATAGAACTAGCAATATATTCAAAATAACGGCTGATACTAAAAGGATTTTAATGATAGAGATATTTCATTGA
- a CDS encoding dicarboxylate/amino acid:cation symporter, translated as MRKARKLKLSYKIFIGLFLGIIVGAILSAIGKDTPFVETVVPWLGLLGDLFLRLIRMVVVPLVLFSITSGVANLNEIKKLRSVGIKTLIFFLLTGFLSIGTGVVMANIFKPGAGLNIAELSADAIEIQELPTVFETILGLFPANIFESLVEGEMLHIISFAIFVGAALLLMGERGKPIVDLVDRLSDMMYRVVDIVIQFTPIGVFGLMAKAVTAFGVGIFGPVFKFILVDYGANIFTIAVFYSLIIYFIGRVNPIKFFKKAFESWAIAFSTCSSAAALPVAMKNGVNEMGIPKDTASFVLPLGATANMNGTGIYFGVIVLFAAQLYGIDISISQQIMLVLTATMLSIGCAAAPQTGLIISIALLTNLGIPLDGIALIAGVYRIVDQIHTSTNSMGDLVVAVAVSSMEGDLDRELLEYGGMFATSEAK; from the coding sequence GTGAGGAAAGCAAGGAAGCTTAAATTGTCTTATAAGATATTTATAGGCTTATTTTTGGGAATCATCGTAGGTGCAATTTTATCAGCAATAGGCAAGGACACGCCCTTTGTAGAAACTGTTGTACCTTGGCTTGGGTTATTGGGGGATTTATTCTTAAGGTTAATTCGGATGGTAGTAGTTCCACTAGTGTTATTTTCCATTACATCTGGTGTGGCAAATCTAAATGAGATTAAAAAGCTAAGGTCTGTAGGAATCAAGACCTTGATATTCTTCTTATTAACAGGCTTTTTATCAATAGGTACGGGAGTAGTAATGGCCAATATATTTAAGCCGGGAGCTGGGCTAAATATTGCTGAATTGAGCGCTGATGCAATAGAGATTCAAGAACTGCCAACGGTATTTGAGACCATCTTGGGTCTATTCCCAGCAAACATATTCGAGTCTTTAGTAGAAGGTGAAATGCTCCATATCATATCCTTTGCTATATTCGTTGGAGCTGCCCTATTACTTATGGGAGAAAGAGGGAAACCAATAGTTGATTTGGTGGATAGATTGTCAGATATGATGTACAGAGTGGTGGATATCGTTATCCAATTTACGCCAATAGGGGTATTTGGGCTTATGGCTAAGGCTGTTACTGCCTTTGGAGTAGGGATTTTTGGACCTGTATTTAAATTCATATTGGTGGATTATGGGGCTAATATATTTACTATAGCAGTTTTTTATTCGCTTATTATATATTTCATAGGAAGGGTAAACCCCATCAAATTCTTCAAAAAGGCCTTTGAATCCTGGGCAATTGCCTTTAGTACCTGTAGTAGTGCTGCAGCTTTGCCGGTAGCCATGAAAAATGGTGTAAATGAAATGGGGATTCCAAAGGATACTGCAAGTTTCGTATTGCCTTTAGGAGCAACAGCTAATATGAATGGTACCGGAATTTATTTTGGAGTAATTGTATTATTTGCAGCCCAACTATATGGAATTGACATTTCAATATCCCAGCAGATTATGTTGGTGCTGACAGCCACTATGCTTTCAATTGGATGTGCCGCTGCACCACAGACAGGACTCATAATATCCATAGCCCTGCTTACAAATCTAGGAATACCCTTAGATGGAATAGCCTTAATTGCCGGAGTTTATAGGATAGTAGATCAGATCCATACTTCTACCAATTCTATGGGGGATTTAGTAGTAGCAGTTGCTGTATCTTCAATGGAAGGGGATTTGGATAGAGAGCTATTAGAATATGGAGGCATGTTTGCAACTAGTGAAGCTAAATAA
- a CDS encoding protein kinase domain-containing protein — translation MVIVGKWNKNRYKVIELIGKGSFGKVFKVLDDKGHIKAVKISKDLLSITNEYNSMIGLSVFSFVPKVYDFDDFVLQEKAYHFIVMDYIEGNNLKEIVSRSKLEPKRAFKIGKVLTDIMYVIYRLGYKYTDIKLDNIIIDGKGKLYFVDFGSLTRRDMPTKEYTPTYNIGSWGMENGDIKKSIFFSITMVMVSLIGGKEFNPLVLNLEEVIDKVQKFPLNRREKRLLIDGLKGKYVEFNEYLSSLNSLIEVKDNGLDKIDYLLIASIVSFVFVTIFGVKSILSW, via the coding sequence ATGGTAATAGTAGGGAAATGGAATAAAAACAGATATAAGGTTATAGAATTAATAGGGAAGGGCAGTTTTGGTAAAGTATTTAAGGTTTTAGATGATAAGGGGCATATTAAAGCTGTTAAAATATCTAAAGACCTATTATCTATAACTAATGAATATAATTCAATGATTGGACTAAGCGTATTTTCCTTTGTGCCTAAAGTTTATGATTTTGATGATTTTGTTCTTCAGGAGAAAGCCTACCATTTTATAGTGATGGATTATATAGAAGGCAATAATCTAAAAGAAATTGTGAGCAGGAGTAAACTGGAACCTAAAAGGGCATTTAAAATTGGGAAGGTTTTAACAGATATTATGTATGTAATCTATAGATTAGGATATAAATATACAGATATTAAGTTGGATAATATAATAATTGACGGGAAAGGAAAACTGTATTTTGTTGACTTTGGCAGTTTAACTCGGAGGGATATGCCCACCAAAGAATATACTCCAACTTATAATATTGGCTCTTGGGGGATGGAAAATGGCGATATTAAAAAGAGTATTTTTTTTAGCATAACCATGGTTATGGTTTCTTTAATAGGAGGAAAAGAATTCAATCCTTTGGTTTTGAATTTAGAGGAAGTTATAGATAAGGTACAGAAATTTCCTTTAAATAGAAGAGAAAAACGGTTATTAATAGATGGGCTAAAGGGGAAATATGTGGAGTTTAATGAGTATTTAAGCTCATTAAACTCACTTATAGAGGTAAAGGATAATGGCTTGGATAAAATTGACTATCTGCTCATAGCTAGTATAGTCAGTTTTGTTTTTGTTACTATTTTTGGGGTAAAATCTATTTTAAGTTGGTGA